One part of the Leclercia sp. LSNIH1 genome encodes these proteins:
- a CDS encoding monooxygenase: MQVKINAKRLAKFHLILALVWAMLTIPTLLWWKNSILWVSLMSIYAIVVSHLAAYSAAHAEKAASNALNQSEETRQKTDEIAGDPRQAH, encoded by the coding sequence ATGCAAGTGAAGATCAACGCAAAAAGGCTGGCTAAATTCCATCTGATTCTTGCCCTGGTATGGGCGATGTTAACCATACCCACCCTTCTGTGGTGGAAAAACAGTATTCTTTGGGTCTCTCTGATGAGTATTTACGCCATTGTGGTTTCGCATCTGGCGGCCTATAGCGCGGCCCATGCGGAAAAAGCGGCCAGCAATGCCCTGAATCAAAGCGAAGAGACCCGGCAAAAGACTGATGAAATAGCAGGCGATCCACGTCAGGCGCACTGA
- a CDS encoding alpha,alpha-trehalase, producing MFNQKIRTVETVEFDIEQELLYEIDPCELKLDEMLEAEPEPEMIEGLPASDALTPADRYLELFEHVQSSRLFEDSKTFPDCAPKMDPLDILIRYRKVRRHRDFDLRQFVENHFWLPEVLSSEYVSDPSFSLKDHIDNLWPVLTREPQDHIPWSSLLALPQAYIVPGGRFSETYYWDSYFTMLGLAESGRHDMLKCMADNFAWMIEKYGHIPNGNRTYYLSRSQPPVFALMVELFEEDGVRGAKRYLDHLKMEYAFWMDGAESLLLNQAYRSAVRMPDGSLLNRYWDDRDTPRDESWIEDVETARHSGRPPNEVYRDLRAGAASGWDYSSRWLRDPSRLASIRTTQFIPIDLNAFLFKLESAIANISASKGDKETADRFRQKASDRRAAVNRYLWDEENGCYRDYDWRREQLALFSAASIVPLYVGMCTHEQAERLSDAVKARLLTPGGILATEYETGEQWDKPNGWAPLQWMAIQGFKQYGNDSLGDEIAWSWLHTVNHFYKMNHKLIEKYHIASSQPREGGGGEYPLQDGFGWTNGVVRRLIGLYGEP from the coding sequence ATGTTCAACCAGAAAATACGCACTGTAGAGACCGTAGAGTTCGACATAGAACAAGAACTTCTCTACGAAATCGATCCCTGCGAGTTAAAACTGGATGAAATGCTCGAGGCGGAACCGGAACCTGAAATGATTGAAGGGCTGCCCGCATCCGATGCGCTCACCCCTGCCGATCGCTACCTTGAACTCTTCGAGCATGTTCAGTCGTCGCGACTGTTTGAAGACAGCAAAACCTTTCCAGACTGTGCGCCGAAAATGGATCCGCTGGATATCCTTATCCGCTATCGCAAGGTGAGACGACACCGCGACTTTGACCTGCGCCAGTTTGTGGAAAACCACTTCTGGCTGCCAGAAGTGCTGTCGAGCGAATATGTATCGGATCCCTCTTTCTCGCTCAAAGACCATATCGACAACCTGTGGCCGGTACTGACCCGGGAGCCGCAAGATCATATCCCGTGGTCGTCACTGCTGGCGCTGCCGCAGGCCTACATCGTCCCCGGCGGGCGATTCAGCGAGACCTACTACTGGGACTCCTATTTTACCATGCTGGGGCTGGCCGAAAGCGGTCGCCACGACATGCTCAAGTGCATGGCGGATAACTTTGCGTGGATGATTGAAAAGTACGGTCATATTCCTAACGGCAACCGCACCTACTATCTGAGCCGCTCGCAACCGCCGGTGTTTGCCCTGATGGTGGAGCTGTTTGAAGAGGATGGCGTGCGCGGTGCCAAACGCTATCTGGACCATCTGAAGATGGAGTACGCCTTCTGGATGGACGGCGCAGAGTCGCTGCTGCTCAACCAGGCTTACCGCAGTGCGGTACGTATGCCGGACGGCTCTCTGCTCAACCGTTACTGGGATGACCGTGACACTCCAAGGGATGAATCCTGGATAGAGGACGTTGAAACCGCCCGTCACTCCGGGCGTCCACCTAACGAGGTCTATCGCGATCTGCGCGCCGGGGCTGCCTCCGGTTGGGACTACTCCTCCCGCTGGCTGCGGGATCCGAGCCGGCTGGCGAGTATCCGCACCACGCAGTTTATCCCTATCGATCTCAACGCGTTCCTGTTCAAGCTGGAGAGCGCCATCGCCAATATTTCAGCCTCAAAAGGGGATAAAGAGACTGCGGATCGCTTCCGCCAGAAAGCGAGCGATCGCCGCGCGGCGGTTAACCGCTATCTGTGGGATGAGGAGAACGGCTGCTATCGCGATTATGACTGGCGCCGGGAGCAGCTGGCGCTCTTTTCCGCGGCCAGCATCGTGCCGCTGTATGTCGGTATGTGTACCCATGAGCAGGCCGAACGGTTATCCGACGCGGTAAAAGCGCGTCTCCTGACGCCGGGCGGTATCCTTGCCACCGAGTATGAAACCGGGGAGCAGTGGGATAAACCTAACGGCTGGGCGCCATTACAGTGGATGGCGATCCAGGGATTCAAACAATACGGCAATGATTCTCTGGGGGATGAGATCGCGTGGAGCTGGCTGCACACGGTAAACCATTTCTACAAAATGAATCACAAGCTCATCGAGAAGTACCACATCGCCAGCAGCCAGCCCCGGGAAGGGGGCGGGGGTGAGTATCCCCTGCAGGACGGTTTTGGCTGGACTAACGGCGTGGTGCGCAGACTCATTGGCCTGTACGGGGAGCCGTAG
- a CDS encoding STY4199 family HEPN domain-containing protein: MTLSKSHVIREQFERCLGIIRQASVEILLLLKVHVAEGKDPRWFLEQLDSARLALGGWASVAKRLNLNDAELSQFTLQLRLLQQRVPQYESGQDVSDNQLIAATRFVTALEHLRLQQPLLTYSTEMSPGDELQQQQARKQVRALELMIKGLIMQAWPDPTRLNNHLKTLFGADRVRRWLQQGERNDALGGMMFSELALMLVDKKEYSRSYSALFSDPALLTLMVEPRKTLHSFLDDIRLIRNNIIARQPLTSAQILLLDNYYAQIAGPVQRAFNEGRTAVNPTGLMAENNHELELFWENAREKSRATGDDIFEVRDAIDKPNRRPARTPEQRDHLISVGLWGAVGVMVMGMLAAGTWLLMESSTPTQAASTTSPPVQTAAEEMRESPSSRETLTRMGVTWDENNFRAAIDRNDTRVALLFLKAGMEWKLSWTEHALSVGHREVLDILMRYRLQMGQAKPCRQFINTLAHAMSAGEPLTDLRKEYLQAFCTVPAVVERQRREMDQAKRRAQAQPDASTKKWQTIHTAIYEVIR; encoded by the coding sequence ATGACCCTCAGTAAATCGCACGTGATCCGCGAGCAGTTTGAACGCTGTCTGGGAATTATTCGTCAGGCCTCTGTGGAGATCCTGCTCCTGTTAAAGGTGCATGTTGCCGAAGGCAAAGATCCCCGTTGGTTCCTTGAGCAGCTGGATTCCGCCAGGCTGGCGCTGGGGGGCTGGGCGAGCGTGGCAAAACGCCTGAACCTCAACGATGCGGAGCTCTCACAATTCACCCTGCAATTGCGGCTTTTGCAGCAGCGGGTGCCGCAGTATGAGAGCGGGCAGGATGTGAGCGACAACCAGCTGATTGCCGCGACGCGCTTTGTGACGGCCCTGGAACACCTGCGTTTGCAGCAGCCGCTGCTGACCTACAGTACCGAAATGAGCCCCGGCGATGAGCTTCAGCAACAGCAAGCCCGGAAACAGGTACGTGCGCTGGAATTGATGATTAAAGGGCTGATTATGCAGGCCTGGCCAGATCCAACGCGCCTGAACAATCACCTTAAAACGCTCTTCGGTGCCGATCGGGTTCGCCGCTGGCTGCAGCAGGGCGAGCGCAACGATGCCCTCGGCGGCATGATGTTTAGCGAGCTGGCGCTGATGCTGGTGGACAAGAAAGAGTACTCCCGCTCTTATTCGGCGCTGTTCAGCGATCCCGCTCTGCTGACGCTGATGGTGGAACCGCGTAAGACGCTCCACTCCTTTCTTGATGATATCCGCCTGATCCGCAACAACATCATTGCCCGGCAGCCGCTGACCTCTGCGCAAATCCTGCTGCTGGACAACTACTACGCCCAGATTGCCGGCCCCGTTCAGCGTGCCTTTAACGAAGGCCGTACCGCCGTAAACCCGACGGGGTTGATGGCAGAGAATAACCACGAGCTGGAGCTCTTCTGGGAAAATGCGCGAGAAAAAAGCCGGGCCACCGGCGATGACATTTTTGAGGTGCGCGACGCTATCGATAAACCGAACCGTCGGCCCGCGCGCACCCCGGAGCAACGCGATCATCTGATCTCGGTGGGACTGTGGGGGGCGGTGGGGGTGATGGTGATGGGAATGCTGGCGGCGGGTACCTGGCTATTAATGGAAAGCAGCACGCCGACCCAGGCGGCCAGTACCACCTCGCCTCCTGTGCAAACGGCGGCGGAAGAGATGCGTGAGTCGCCCTCCTCCCGCGAAACGCTGACGCGCATGGGCGTCACCTGGGATGAGAATAACTTCCGCGCAGCGATTGACAGGAACGATACCCGCGTGGCGCTGCTGTTTCTGAAGGCGGGAATGGAGTGGAAGCTCTCCTGGACAGAGCACGCCCTGTCGGTGGGACATCGGGAGGTGCTGGATATCCTGATGCGCTATCGTCTGCAGATGGGGCAGGCGAAGCCCTGCCGACAGTTTATCAACACCCTCGCACACGCGATGTCAGCGGGCGAACCGCTGACGGATCTGCGTAAAGAGTATCTGCAGGCATTTTGTACCGTTCCGGCGGTGGTAGAACGCCAGCGACGCGAGATGGATCAGGCGAAGCGGCGGGCACAGGCCCAGCCGGACGCCAGTACCAAAAAATGGCAGACGATTCATACAGCCATTTATGAGGTGATCCGCTGA
- a CDS encoding GNAT family N-acetyltransferase produces MPVLHTPRLTCSPLQEEDWPFFLSLQQHPDVMRYVAEARPEEAIRETFTSRLPAWSPGSDHWLCLVVRDHNQTPLGVTGYIHRDDDCAEVGFLFAPQAQGKGYGFESLQAVCDYAFMQGDIRRLTATVTAGNVASKRLLEKVGFVLEGELRESYWLAGEWQNDWLFGLLRKEYC; encoded by the coding sequence ATGCCTGTGCTGCACACCCCGCGTTTAACCTGTTCCCCACTGCAGGAAGAGGACTGGCCCTTTTTTCTCTCCCTACAGCAACACCCCGATGTGATGCGCTACGTGGCCGAAGCCCGTCCGGAAGAGGCCATTCGCGAAACGTTTACCTCTCGCCTGCCCGCGTGGTCTCCAGGCAGTGATCACTGGCTGTGCCTGGTGGTGCGCGATCACAATCAGACCCCGCTTGGGGTCACGGGCTATATTCATCGCGATGATGATTGTGCCGAAGTGGGGTTCCTTTTCGCCCCGCAGGCGCAGGGCAAAGGTTACGGCTTTGAATCCTTACAGGCGGTGTGCGATTACGCCTTTATGCAGGGAGATATCCGCCGTTTGACCGCTACGGTGACGGCGGGCAATGTCGCCTCTAAACGTCTGCTGGAAAAAGTGGGCTTTGTGCTGGAAGGTGAACTGCGCGAAAGCTACTGGCTGGCAGGTGAGTGGCAAAACGACTGGCTGTTTGGGCTGTTAAGAAAAGAGTACTGCTAA
- a CDS encoding SDR family NAD(P)-dependent oxidoreductase — protein MTERIAIVTGGSRGLGKNAALKLAAKGVGILLTYNRSEQEALEVVREIEQKGVKAAALQLNVGDIASFEQFATKVIEKLHSVWKRNTFDYLLNNAGVGLYAPYMETTEAQFDEVMNIHFKGPFFLTQGLLPLMENGGRILNVSSGLARFALPGSSTYAAMKGAMEVLTRYQAKELGARGITANIIAPGAIETDFGGGRVRDNKAINQQIASQTALGRVGLPDDIGDAIAALLSDELGWMNAQRVEVSGGMFL, from the coding sequence ATGACTGAACGTATAGCAATAGTGACCGGCGGCAGCCGCGGGCTCGGTAAAAACGCGGCGCTGAAGCTGGCAGCAAAGGGTGTCGGGATCCTGCTGACCTACAACCGGAGCGAGCAGGAAGCGCTCGAAGTTGTACGTGAAATTGAACAAAAAGGGGTAAAAGCAGCAGCATTGCAGCTGAACGTCGGGGATATTGCCAGCTTTGAACAGTTCGCCACTAAGGTGATTGAAAAACTGCATTCAGTCTGGAAGCGCAACACCTTCGATTATTTGTTGAACAACGCAGGTGTGGGTTTATATGCCCCCTATATGGAAACCACTGAAGCGCAGTTTGATGAAGTGATGAACATCCATTTCAAAGGCCCGTTCTTTCTGACCCAGGGGCTATTGCCGCTGATGGAAAACGGCGGGCGGATCCTCAACGTCTCATCTGGCCTGGCTCGTTTTGCGCTACCGGGCTCCAGCACCTATGCGGCGATGAAAGGGGCTATGGAAGTGCTCACCCGCTACCAGGCTAAGGAGCTGGGGGCGCGCGGGATCACCGCCAACATTATCGCCCCGGGGGCTATCGAAACCGATTTTGGCGGCGGTCGCGTACGCGATAACAAAGCAATCAATCAGCAGATCGCCTCCCAGACAGCGTTGGGCCGCGTTGGGTTACCGGACGATATCGGCGATGCGATTGCGGCGCTGCTCAGCGACGAACTCGGCTGGATGAATGCGCAGCGCGTTGAGGTCTCCGGAGGGATGTTCCTGTAA
- a CDS encoding LysR family transcriptional regulator: MDKIHAMQLFIRVAELESFSRAADSMGLPKGSVSRQIQALENGLGTQLLHRTTRRVSLTQDGMVYYERAKDLLTNMEELDGLFLHDPASVSGRIRVDMPANVARNLVIPKLPLFLQQYPGIELELSSSDRLVDVIREGFDCVVRVGTLKDSGLIARPLGRLSVINCASPDYLSRFGYPDGLDDLTSHAVVHYATHLGTRPQGFEYYDGEATHWVKTGGVLTVNSTETYHASALAGLGIIQVPRVGVRDALRAKKLLEILPQYRARPMPVSLIYPHRRNLSRRVHLFMAWLTEIMKTYVD, from the coding sequence ATGGATAAAATTCACGCAATGCAGTTATTTATTCGCGTCGCTGAACTGGAGAGTTTTTCCCGCGCCGCAGATTCAATGGGCCTGCCTAAAGGTAGCGTATCGCGCCAGATTCAGGCGCTGGAGAACGGGCTTGGCACCCAGCTGCTGCACCGCACCACGCGTCGGGTCAGCCTGACGCAGGACGGTATGGTCTACTACGAGCGGGCCAAAGATCTGCTGACCAATATGGAAGAACTGGATGGTCTTTTTTTGCACGATCCTGCCAGCGTCAGTGGAAGAATACGCGTCGATATGCCGGCCAACGTTGCGCGAAATTTAGTCATCCCCAAACTGCCACTCTTCCTGCAACAGTACCCCGGCATTGAACTGGAGCTGAGCAGCAGCGACCGGCTGGTGGATGTGATTCGGGAAGGATTTGATTGCGTGGTGCGCGTCGGCACCCTGAAAGATTCCGGCTTAATTGCCCGCCCGCTCGGCAGGCTGTCGGTGATCAACTGCGCCAGCCCCGATTATCTGTCGCGTTTTGGCTATCCCGACGGGCTGGATGATTTAACCTCCCATGCGGTGGTGCATTACGCAACGCATCTCGGCACCCGGCCCCAGGGGTTCGAATATTACGATGGTGAGGCGACCCACTGGGTTAAGACCGGCGGTGTCCTGACGGTCAACAGCACCGAGACTTACCATGCCTCCGCCCTCGCCGGGCTGGGAATTATTCAGGTGCCGCGGGTAGGCGTGCGTGACGCCCTGCGGGCCAAAAAGCTGCTGGAGATCCTCCCGCAGTACCGCGCCAGGCCCATGCCGGTGTCGCTCATTTATCCCCACCGCCGCAACCTCTCCCGCCGGGTGCATCTGTTTATGGCCTGGCTCACGGAAATCATGAAAACCTACGTTGACTGA
- the yhjD gene encoding inner membrane protein YhjD, which produces MPDSSQQRPTQDLDYEPIKKLENSPPPAPDEPKITAVRKRGSLLDKAKDLIQLIQQRPMIAHLLRAAERFNDRLGNQFGAAITYFSFLSMIPILMLSFAAAGFVLVSHPTLLQDIFSKILQNVSDPTLASTLKSTINTAVQQRTTVGIVGLFVALYSGINWMGNLREAIRAQSRDVWERKPQDQEKIWIKYFRDFVSLIGLLVALVITLSITSAAGSAQQMIISALYLDTIEWLKPVWHLVGLGISMLANYLLFFWIFWRLPRHRPRRKALIRGTFIAAIGFEVIKIVMTYTLPSLVTSPSGAAFGSVLGLLAFFYFFARLTLFCAAWIATAEYPDDRRMPGKSHR; this is translated from the coding sequence ATGCCGGATAGCAGCCAGCAACGTCCCACCCAGGATCTGGACTACGAGCCGATTAAGAAACTGGAAAATAGCCCGCCCCCGGCGCCAGATGAACCCAAAATTACCGCCGTGCGTAAAAGGGGCAGCCTGCTCGACAAGGCGAAAGATCTCATCCAGCTGATCCAACAGCGGCCGATGATTGCTCACCTGCTGCGCGCCGCCGAGCGTTTTAACGATCGGTTGGGCAACCAGTTTGGCGCCGCAATCACCTACTTCTCCTTCCTGTCGATGATCCCCATCCTGATGCTCTCCTTTGCGGCAGCTGGGTTTGTGCTGGTGTCGCACCCGACGCTGTTGCAGGACATCTTCAGCAAAATCCTGCAAAACGTCAGCGATCCGACGCTGGCCTCGACCCTGAAAAGCACCATCAACACCGCCGTCCAGCAACGTACTACTGTCGGGATTGTCGGTTTGTTTGTGGCGCTCTACTCCGGCATCAACTGGATGGGCAACCTGCGTGAAGCGATCCGCGCCCAGTCGCGCGACGTCTGGGAGCGTAAGCCGCAGGACCAGGAGAAAATCTGGATTAAGTATTTCCGCGACTTCGTCTCGCTGATCGGGCTGCTGGTGGCGCTGGTTATCACCCTCTCCATCACTTCCGCGGCAGGCTCGGCGCAGCAGATGATCATCTCCGCGCTCTATCTCGACACCATCGAGTGGCTGAAGCCAGTCTGGCATCTGGTGGGGTTAGGGATCTCGATGCTGGCGAACTACCTGCTCTTCTTCTGGATTTTCTGGCGCCTGCCGCGCCATCGCCCTCGCCGTAAGGCGCTGATCCGCGGCACGTTCATTGCCGCTATCGGCTTTGAGGTCATTAAAATCGTGATGACCTACACCCTGCCGTCACTGGTGACCTCCCCGTCCGGGGCGGCATTCGGCTCCGTGCTGGGGTTGCTGGCCTTCTTCTATTTCTTCGCCAGACTGACCCTCTTCTGCGCGGCATGGATCGCCACCGCCGAGTACCCGGATGACCGGCGAATGCCCGGTAAAAGCCACCGTTAA